A stretch of the Coprobacillus cateniformis genome encodes the following:
- a CDS encoding signal peptidase I gives MMCKRILRVISKVITVIVIGIYLIQLYLMIQSTQTNRLPKIFGWGEVVFLSGSMEPSIKTGSLALIHEQDSYEVDDIVTYVKDYTLITHRIIEIHDDEKIVVQGDANNVEDEPITKNMIEGKVVCSVPYIGTVIRQLKTPIGMAGVAGIGMMIILWPDKEEEDEIENK, from the coding sequence ATGATGTGTAAAAGAATTTTAAGAGTAATAAGTAAAGTTATAACAGTTATTGTGATAGGGATTTATCTGATACAACTATACCTGATGATACAGTCAACGCAAACAAATAGGTTACCTAAGATTTTTGGATGGGGTGAAGTTGTCTTTTTATCAGGAAGTATGGAACCATCAATAAAGACAGGAAGCCTAGCGCTGATACACGAACAGGATAGTTATGAAGTTGATGATATTGTGACATATGTAAAGGATTACACATTGATAACTCACAGAATTATCGAAATTCATGATGATGAGAAAATTGTAGTTCAAGGTGATGCAAATAATGTTGAGGATGAGCCAATTACAAAAAATATGATAGAAGGAAAGGTAGTTTGTTCTGTGCCCTATATAGGGACAGTCATTAGACAGTTGAAGACACCTATAGGAATGGCAGGAGTTGCAGGAATTGGAATGATGATTATTCTGTGGCCAGACAAGGAGGAAGAGGATGAAATTGAGAATAAGTAA